Proteins found in one Agaribacterium sp. ZY112 genomic segment:
- the ndk gene encoding nucleoside-diphosphate kinase → MAIERTLSIVKPDAVSKNVIGKIYSRLESAGLRIVAAKMLHMDDDKAGGFYKEHLGKPFYDALKEFMTSGPVMVQVLEGENAIEHYREVMGATNPENAAEDTIRKVFAESMQRNAVHGSDSPESAAREIAYFFDESEICPR, encoded by the coding sequence GTGGCGATAGAACGTACTCTGTCCATCGTAAAACCCGATGCGGTATCTAAAAACGTAATTGGGAAAATCTACAGCCGTTTAGAAAGTGCCGGTCTGCGTATTGTGGCTGCAAAGATGCTGCATATGGATGATGACAAAGCAGGCGGTTTTTATAAAGAGCATCTTGGTAAGCCTTTTTACGATGCTTTAAAAGAGTTTATGACATCCGGCCCTGTTATGGTTCAGGTGCTAGAAGGCGAAAATGCGATTGAGCATTATCGTGAAGTCATGGGCGCTACTAACCCAGAAAATGCCGCAGAAGACACGATTCGTAAGGTCTTTGCTGAGTCTATGCAGCGCAATGCGGTTCACGGATCTGACTCTCCAGAGTCTGCTGCACGTGAAATAGCTTACTTTTTTGATGAAAGTGAGATCTGTCCCCGCTAA
- the rlmN gene encoding 23S rRNA (adenine(2503)-C(2))-methyltransferase RlmN: MGLSEEKLVAFFAEFGEKKFRAIQVMKWIHQLGVTDFDEMTNLSKGLREKLKQVAEVRAPELMQRLDSADGTAKFLFRVGGGNAIETVYIPDGDRGTLCVSSQVGCSLDCSFCATGKQGFNRDLDAFEIIGQVWHAAKSFGQLDTANVADRKVTNVVMMGMGEPLLNFENVVDSMNLMMHDNAYGLSKRRVTLSTSGVVPALDKLADYTDVSLAISLHASNDEIRNTLVPINRKYPIAVLLDSAQRYIERMPDVRRKITIEYTLIDKVNDRPEHARELIELLKDVPVKINLIPFNPFNLSNYKRVSEGALRRFQKMLIDAGFTTTVRTTRGDDIDAACGQLAGQVQDRTRRSQRYKLDAEALIASSSDVIPVKLVQD; encoded by the coding sequence ATGGGATTAAGTGAGGAAAAACTCGTAGCTTTTTTTGCCGAATTTGGTGAAAAAAAGTTTCGTGCCATTCAAGTGATGAAGTGGATTCATCAACTCGGCGTCACGGATTTCGATGAGATGACTAACCTCAGTAAAGGGCTTAGAGAAAAACTTAAGCAAGTTGCTGAGGTTAGGGCTCCCGAGCTAATGCAGCGCCTAGACAGTGCTGATGGCACAGCTAAATTCCTATTTCGTGTTGGTGGTGGTAATGCCATTGAGACGGTTTATATCCCCGACGGAGATCGAGGTACCTTGTGTGTCAGCTCACAAGTGGGCTGCTCGTTAGATTGCAGCTTTTGCGCCACGGGTAAGCAAGGTTTTAATCGTGATCTCGATGCCTTTGAGATTATTGGTCAGGTTTGGCATGCCGCCAAAAGTTTTGGTCAGTTAGATACTGCGAACGTAGCCGATCGCAAAGTGACCAATGTTGTGATGATGGGCATGGGTGAGCCTTTGCTTAATTTCGAGAACGTGGTTGATTCCATGAACTTGATGATGCATGACAACGCCTACGGCCTTTCTAAGCGTCGAGTCACCTTGAGTACCTCAGGGGTTGTACCAGCCTTAGATAAACTTGCAGATTACACTGATGTCAGTCTTGCGATATCACTGCACGCAAGTAATGATGAAATTCGCAATACTCTGGTACCTATTAATCGTAAATATCCCATTGCCGTACTTTTAGATTCTGCTCAGCGTTATATCGAGCGCATGCCGGATGTACGCCGCAAAATTACGATTGAATACACCTTAATCGATAAAGTAAATGATAGGCCCGAGCACGCTCGAGAGTTGATTGAACTTTTGAAAGACGTTCCGGTTAAAATCAATCTGATTCCATTTAATCCATTTAATTTATCTAATTACAAACGGGTTAGTGAAGGGGCTTTGCGTCGCTTCCAAAAAATGCTGATTGACGCTGGCTTTACAACAACTGTGCGCACGACTCGTGGTGATGATATCGATGCTGCATGTGGTCAGCTTGCAGGTCAGGTTCAAGATAGAACTCGACGCAGTCAGCGCTACAAGCTTGATGCTGAGGCATTGATTGCGTCATCATCGGATGTGATACCGGTTAAGTTGGTTCAAGATTAA
- the pilW gene encoding type IV pilus biogenesis/stability protein PilW, with protein sequence MKLQRILVLAFAVLLSACVSTIENDGIKFDKTKAVESNIKLGMNYLQKGERDRALRAFTEAQELDPKSAEAMQGIAMIHQLNGETEQADKKFKKALRLRADFSMASIELSYARFLAENERCKEALPLLERAGADINYPSRSNALYMLGICSLQTGDRKRAKGSFEHALNISSRNAPAAIELAELNFEDREYPEAKKNLDLNMANSSASARSLWLGIRIERIFDNKDKEASYALALKNLHPYSREYLDYKNSLK encoded by the coding sequence ATGAAATTACAGCGCATTTTAGTGCTTGCGTTTGCTGTATTGCTAAGTGCTTGTGTATCGACTATCGAAAACGATGGTATTAAGTTTGATAAGACGAAAGCAGTAGAGTCAAATATCAAACTGGGTATGAACTATTTGCAAAAAGGTGAGCGCGATCGAGCTCTTAGAGCGTTTACCGAGGCCCAGGAGTTAGATCCCAAATCAGCAGAAGCGATGCAGGGTATTGCTATGATTCACCAGTTAAACGGTGAGACTGAGCAAGCTGACAAGAAGTTTAAAAAAGCCCTGCGTCTGCGAGCGGATTTCTCAATGGCGAGTATTGAGTTGAGTTATGCTCGTTTCTTAGCCGAGAATGAGCGCTGTAAAGAGGCTTTGCCGCTTCTTGAGCGTGCTGGTGCAGATATTAATTACCCAAGCCGTTCGAATGCTCTGTATATGCTCGGGATTTGTTCTTTACAAACAGGCGATCGTAAGCGTGCCAAAGGCTCATTTGAGCATGCACTTAATATCAGTTCTCGTAATGCACCTGCGGCAATTGAGTTGGCAGAACTTAACTTTGAAGATAGAGAGTATCCAGAAGCTAAGAAAAATTTAGACCTGAATATGGCCAATTCTTCTGCTAGTGCGCGTAGCTTGTGGTTGGGTATACGTATTGAGCGTATTTTTGACAACAAAGATAAAGAAGCCAGTTATGCGTTGGCTTTAAAGAATTTACACCCGTATTCCAGGGAATACCTCGATTATAAAAACTCGTTAAAATAA
- a CDS encoding glutathione peroxidase has protein sequence MCYQNLISAALLFATITLSSVTHSDDNIDAADKHSACPKLLNHDYRKLHSNTSVNLCELYKGKAILLVNTASHCGYTKQFSGLEELHQRFQDQGLVVIGFTSDDFKQAAKDEEEAAGICYKNYGVSFTMLAPTAVRGEDANPTFKELARLSKKPSWNFNKYLVSADGSKVQRFGSNTKPMSNKLIEAIEQEL, from the coding sequence ATGTGTTATCAAAATTTAATCAGCGCAGCTCTTCTCTTCGCCACCATCACTCTAAGCTCTGTGACTCACAGCGACGACAACATAGACGCTGCAGACAAACATTCCGCCTGTCCCAAGCTCTTAAATCATGACTATAGAAAGCTGCATAGCAATACCAGCGTAAACCTGTGTGAACTCTACAAAGGCAAAGCCATTCTACTGGTCAACACAGCCAGCCACTGCGGTTACACAAAGCAGTTTTCAGGGCTAGAAGAGCTACATCAGCGCTTTCAAGATCAAGGTCTTGTTGTGATTGGTTTTACATCGGATGACTTTAAGCAAGCCGCCAAAGATGAAGAGGAAGCCGCCGGTATTTGCTACAAAAACTACGGTGTTAGCTTTACCATGCTCGCACCAACGGCTGTTCGCGGCGAAGACGCAAATCCAACCTTTAAAGAGCTTGCAAGGCTCAGCAAAAAGCCAAGTTGGAATTTTAATAAATACCTAGTTAGCGCAGATGGCAGCAAAGTTCAGCGCTTCGGATCGAACACAAAACCGATGAGCAATAAACTCATAGAGGCCATTGAGCAGGAGCTTTAG
- a CDS encoding helix-turn-helix domain-containing protein — MENQQEGYKEASDTPRSDLDVSSDTNTLPPGAQLKALREEQGLSEDDVQRLSRIPYNKLPMLEADDYEGIGNPVFVSGYIRNYAKVVGADASVLVEQFFASQNTPSDELRDMSLGEAVNEGGLKLRWVLALLLLLIVVALAWFSSQRLGGHFSAADMTVPIIEEPVNDEASGLVLHSEPNGLQAATNEGTEVDSQADVGLELEQDLGRGAVVAADTMPNRDAGDSESALVSGALAATSASADEPVERSEPAADPLASQLNEADAADSQLDFIFSDECWLEVKDASGKRLFAELKAKGDNLRLLGQAPFSIVLGNANAVSLTIDGRIVDVPRSSVAKLARLKVQ, encoded by the coding sequence ATGGAAAATCAGCAGGAAGGTTATAAAGAGGCCAGCGATACCCCGCGTTCTGATCTTGATGTTAGCTCTGACACAAATACCTTGCCCCCAGGTGCTCAGCTTAAAGCTTTGCGCGAGGAGCAAGGCCTAAGTGAAGATGATGTTCAGCGTCTAAGTCGCATCCCTTATAACAAGCTGCCCATGCTTGAAGCGGACGACTACGAGGGAATCGGCAATCCTGTTTTTGTGAGTGGCTATATTCGCAATTACGCAAAAGTGGTTGGTGCCGATGCAAGCGTATTGGTGGAGCAGTTTTTTGCAAGCCAAAATACTCCTAGTGATGAGCTTCGAGATATGAGTCTTGGTGAGGCTGTCAATGAGGGTGGGCTTAAGTTGCGCTGGGTCTTGGCGCTATTGCTGTTGCTTATTGTTGTTGCTCTTGCTTGGTTTTCATCTCAACGACTGGGCGGGCACTTTTCAGCTGCCGACATGACGGTGCCCATTATAGAGGAGCCTGTTAATGACGAAGCATCAGGCTTGGTGCTGCACTCAGAGCCTAATGGCTTGCAGGCCGCTACGAATGAAGGCACTGAGGTGGATTCGCAAGCCGATGTGGGGCTTGAGCTTGAACAAGATCTTGGCCGGGGCGCAGTTGTGGCAGCGGATACGATGCCGAACCGTGATGCTGGTGACTCAGAAAGTGCGTTGGTTTCAGGTGCCCTTGCTGCTACTTCAGCTTCTGCAGATGAGCCCGTTGAGCGTTCTGAACCGGCTGCTGATCCGTTAGCAAGTCAGCTTAATGAGGCGGATGCCGCTGACTCTCAGCTCGATTTTATCTTTAGTGATGAGTGTTGGCTGGAGGTCAAAGATGCTTCAGGAAAACGCTTATTTGCAGAACTGAAGGCCAAAGGGGATAATCTCCGCCTTTTGGGCCAAGCACCGTTCTCGATTGTGCTTGGAAATGCTAACGCGGTGTCACTCACTATTGATGGCCGAATTGTAGATGTGCCTCGCAGCAGTGTCGCTAAGCTGGCACGTTTAAAGGTGCAGTAA